A single Lactuca sativa cultivar Salinas chromosome 8, Lsat_Salinas_v11, whole genome shotgun sequence DNA region contains:
- the LOC111898110 gene encoding uncharacterized protein LOC111898110 — protein MVKSKKASSPHSAVTSMPSSQEVALRVASCNLRADLNLEKFDPTLHIMIEFLKSHPIHKPLTKSVKFPLNIIHMAYCTAVYNSKEEYIEFNISKDHTTKLCKAEFLKAIGLPESKEKKTLYEPTNEELFDVFDQMGYLPPRLEMTPDFKKGKLPAIWQFLVHIILRCLTGKTGGTDTLSRVLLVFLFGLYTGKEVDFGTTIWKDFASYVFPKKKDIPCARFWALALQRGYKKLKFPLPEGDEMFSPRALLRYSIPDQSEFGKVARLPEAMLQYIEKDSKVLIGHIEETAPPQSGHPIQSSQHISSPTQQKKNGLKVKKTTKRKGETIPAPQAKRKPPKSIPTSQKVNDVEKRSALRSQSPISSSSQEYWDIRHTQPPSSQNDDGGVEKSQDQGPRGRPAHSSLQTGGIGASNGEAEVRTSESESVRQTRKQSERKMLRKAEAKKEEERKELVRMLWEEQQKREEEEWARTSAKLLEHAMSLGPSTNIGEEYSEDMEKDFVFAAADGLIQDSDSNSIMETLKPSKSTIFLATSESESQEAPKGETNTLPTTTVTQTKWKKKKSKSISRVGYNSLNQKLSEVLDSVKNIPQSEEEFVSKEEFGEMQKIITSLAQTVPNLEAREETLWESIVNSTADALRDMEQKRIADTCKYLDRMDEVEKTLKEIQQSYDDLSNTMGHQHGDEIVRISEQLRDYRNKNIIVQAVLIKVMQFADQLLRPCNVRFDEVLFAMQKAQKSMDVLPKTLCNDELSKQVQQSFLKVFELIEDLKGSMVEDETGFSSTKWGEDNNVVITETSEETHPPQIDEASKPQPPSKITIPPTSFITPPAQTAPEFLETTKTPIIDEDQQHALTPLVYVIRQLKDDELVPKQTTAPPSSDEYQWDIPMSPNARYYSVFKPLHPHLSREMQIPIEMNRLEEFFKAHAQPPKDVWSLRRIIRVLGYKKRSFQKEEYFGFEVVRSDNKKYFFSEADFPNLNPNDLYVIGKHFQNKLLTHQPSRFPFLQIQRFLRSLVSDLGSIDAEQFDSFVDNPPEEMNQDLEGIENRHRGPTEDPELGIIFSNEKGSLKLFFRLKQKHRCKTEFLEKMINLTLRSNASAALKVKIIEELEWWVAVRKWITRVTDFVTNKIWT, from the coding sequence ATGGTGAAATCCAAGAAAGCATCTTCTCCCCATTCTGCAGTAACATCAATGCCTTCTTCCCAAGAAGTTGCACTTCGTGTGGCTTCTTGCAATCTTCGGGCAGACCTTAACCTGGAGAAGTTTGACCCTACTCTCCATATAATGATTGAGTTTTTAAAGAGTCATCCTATTCATAAACCCTTGACTAAATCAGTCAAGTTTCCTTTAAACATCATTCATATGGCATACTGCACTGCTGTTTATAACTCTAAGGAAGAGTACATTGAGTTCAACATCAGTAAAGATCACACTACCAAACTCTGTAAGGCTGAGTTCCTGAAAGCCATTGGCCTTCCAGAGAGCAAGGAAAAAAAGACGTTATATGAACCCACAAATGAAGAACTCTTCGATGTATTTGATCAAATGGGGTATTTACCTCCAAGGCTTGAAATGACCCCAGACTTCAAGAAAGGTAAGCTTCCAGCCATATGGCAATTTCTGGTGCACATCATTTTGCGTTGCCTTACAGGAAAGACTGGAGGAACTGACACACTAAGTAGGGTTTTACTTGTCTTTCTTTTTGGTCTTTACACTGGGAAAGAAGTGGACTTTGGAACCACTATCTGGAAGGATTTTGCTAGTTATGTGTTTCCAAAGAAGAAGGATATTCCTTGTGCAAGGTTTTGGGCACTTGCACTTCAAAGGGGGTATAAGAAGCTGAAGTTCCCATTACCTGAAGGAGATGAGATGTTCTCTCCTCGCGCCTTATTGAGGTATTCTATCCCAGATCAATCTGAATTTGGGAAGGTTGCTCGTCTCCCTGAAGCAATGCTTCAATATATTGAAAAGGACTCCAAAGTTCTCATCGGACATATAGAGGAAACGGCTCCTCCACAATCGGGACACCCTATCCAATCCTCACAACATATTTCCAGTCCTACACAACAAAAGAAAAATGGCTTGAAGGTAAAGAAGACAACCAAAAGAAAAGGTGAGACCATTCCTGCCCCTCAAGCCAAAAGAAAACCCCCAAAATCCATCCCAACCTCTCAAAAGGTGAATGATGTTGAAAAAAGATCTGCCCTTAGGTCACAATCTCCCATCTCTTCATCCTCTCAAGAATATTGGGATATAAGACATACACAACCCCCTTCCTCTCAAAATGACGATGGGGGTGTTGAAAAAAGTCAAGATCAAGGACCCCGAGGAAGACCAGCACACAGTTCCTTGCAAACAGGGGGAATTGGAGCTTCTAATGGCGAGGCAGAGGTGAGAACATCAGAGAGTGAGAGTGTAAGGCAAACAAGAAAGCAGAGTGAAAGAAAAATGTTAAGAAAGGCTGAGGCAAAGAAAGAAGAGGAGCGAAAGGAATTAGTGAGAATGTTGTGGGAGGAGCAACAAAAGAGGGAAGAGGAAGAGTGGGCCCGAACTTCTGCCAAACTTCTTGAGCATGCCATGTCTTTGGGCCCCTCTACAAATATTGGTGAGGAATATTCTGAAGACATGGAAAAGGACTTTGTGTTTGCTGCTGCTGATGGACTCATCCAAGACTCTGATTCAAACTCCATTATGGAGACACTCAAACCCTCCAAATCTACTATTTTCCTGGCAACTTCAGAATCAGAAAGTCAGGAAGCTCCCAAAGGAGAGACCAACACTCTTCCTACCACCACTGTCACACAAACtaaatggaagaagaagaagtccaaATCTATCTCCAGGGTGGGATATAATTCCCTCAACCAGAAGCTATCTGAGGTTCTAGATTCTGTGAAGAATATCCCTCAATCTGAGGAGGAATTTGTCAGCAAGGAAGAGTTTGGGGAAATGCAAAAGATTATCACATCTTTAGCCCAGACTGTTCCTAATCTTGAGGCAAGGGAAGAGACCCTTTGGGAATCAATTGTAAACTCTACTGCGGATGCTTTGAGGGACATGGAGCAGAAGAGGATTGCTGACACATGTAAATATTTAGATCGAATGGATGAGGTGGAGAAAACGTTGAAGGAAATTCAACAGTCGTATGATGACCTCAGCAACACCATGGGCCACCAACATGGAGATGAGATTGTCCGTATAAGCGAGCAGCTCCGCGACTATCGCAACAAAAATATCATTGTTCAGGCTGTCTTGATTAAAGTGATGCAGTTTGCAGATCAACTGCTAAGACCCTGCAATGTAAGATTTGATGAAGTCCTGTTTGCCATGCAGAAAGCTCAAAAGTCTATGGATGTACTTCCGAAGACTCTATGCAATGATGAGCTAAGCAAACAGGTTCAACAATCGTTCTTAAAAGTGTTTGAGCTTATAGAGGACTTAAAAGGTTCAATGGTCGAGGATGAAACTGGATTTTCCTCAACAAAATGGGGAGAAGATAATAACGTGGTGATAACAGAAACTTCTGAGGAAACACATCCTCCTCAGATAGATGAGGCGTCCAAACCTCAACCACCTTCAAAGATCACAATTCCTCCCACTTCATTTATCACTCCTCCTGCCCAAACAGCTCCGGAGTTTCTTGAAACCACCAAAACTCCCATCATAGATGAGGATCAGCAACATGCTTTAACTCCTTTGGTCTATGTAATCAGACAATTGAAGGATGATGAACTCGTGCCCAAACAAACTACAGCTCCTCCCTCCTCCGATGAGTATCAGTGGGATATACCCATGTCTCCAAATGCACGATATTATTCAGTCTTCAAACCACTACATCCACACCTCTCAAGGGAAATGCAAATCCCAATTGAGATGAACCGACTAGAGGAGTTTTTCAAGGCTCATGCTCAGCCCCCAAAAGATGTATGGTCTCTCCGGAGGATCATAAGAGTCTTAGGATATAAGAAGAGGTCTTTTCAGAAGGAAGAGTACTTTGGTTTTGAAGTGGTGCGAAGTGATAACAAAAAATATTTCTTCTCTGAAGCCGATTTTCCTAACCTTAATCCCAACGACTTATATGTGATTGGCAAACACTTCCAGAACAAACTACTCACTCATCAACCTTCCCGATTTCCCTTTCTCCAAATCCAGAGATTTCTAAGGTCTCTGGTCTCTGATCTTGGCAGCATTGATGCAGAACAATTTGATAGCTTTGTGGATAATCCACCCGAAGAGATGAACCAAGATCTTGAAGGAATTGAAAACAGACATCGAGGACCTACCGAGGATCCTGAACTTGGGATCATCTTCTCTAATGAAAAGGGTAGTTTGAAGCTCTTTTTCCGATTAAAACAGAAGCATCGCTGCAAAACGGAGTTCCTTGAAAAGATGATCAATCTTACTTTAAGGTCCAATGCCTCTGCAGCTTTAAAGGTGAAGATCATTGAAGAACTAGAGTGGTGGGTTGCGGTTCGTAAGTGGATCACGAGAGTAACAGACTTCGTGACAAACAAGATCTGGACATGA